The proteins below are encoded in one region of Brachyspira intermedia PWS/A:
- a CDS encoding tetratricopeptide repeat protein → MSDRNANITLESINANTNKTALSENTQYDLNKELDKVKKLMQDGNFFEAIDLCNSLETNYNNYYEIYYLRGLSYYRRADLYYASLDLKKLLSLYIEEKDYDTVYRLTYEFFDAINEYEETLRSCITAYKTTNNPYWLFLAGNSALKNGDVKSADYYFNACVKENSSYANEGFGDISYLNNQYDNAIDNYRKVRYSNNEDKIRIQTKISNTVVKKEIYAWDRSFSSQNYTNAMNILNNISSYSKDYPEITVALAKTYFALEDYNNAKSILLKLISSVKDFDEAYAILAQIYLYEKNETEAIKIIERGLEYTYNKPRLYETFASMLYDLGYSYYPDRIISQILNLYNISDENKIDYSKSLIRQKRYDEASELLKSVESYKDIANSLLNNIEYNKILDKAELLKQKKYYVDIMQLLSKYKFEGNEEQLRIGYIADAYNNLGSIDEAINILKENFNANTISVNNVFLLRKLLGIRASNNDTSAYQKERDAIDIRATEYWEEELKLHLNLVTDRVFEFIKFNQFDEALAYISDLRNKNYDVAYIKQIESTTYGLYAAYWYKNKRYEEATKTAALAVRRNRSNYDAVAVQNEMYIDSYLSSIGDYDNISAYVSLSSTMKEVLRISPAYIDNRIKLAEAYIYEYNIEGFNIINGITDYINVNGGKDLLLGRAYNRAYLYEYSLLSYNRALKYLNVNPIYVSESAVNIKNYNPSSEELKKLITENANNPDKLYAASKIYTKIGNYTEALNIINNALSFDANNINYLYQRAYIKELMGNTKDALFDYESIIKMKKNYAAANYRAALVYLNNLKNDTNSETYALNYLALVPDDYSGYKLLGDIYKFRAERYIDGNTKNLLKEALNNYQTALSKAVWGRDLEARNIILKEINYIQNKLIE, encoded by the coding sequence ATGAGTGATAGAAATGCTAATATAACTTTAGAGAGTATAAATGCTAATACTAATAAAACTGCTTTATCTGAAAATACTCAATATGATTTAAATAAAGAATTGGATAAAGTAAAAAAACTTATGCAAGATGGCAATTTTTTTGAGGCAATTGATTTATGCAATTCTTTAGAAACTAATTATAATAATTACTATGAAATATATTATCTTAGAGGGCTTTCATATTATAGAAGGGCAGATCTTTATTATGCTTCTTTAGATTTAAAAAAGCTTTTATCCCTTTATATAGAAGAAAAAGATTATGATACAGTTTATAGGTTGACTTATGAGTTTTTTGATGCTATTAACGAATATGAAGAAACTTTAAGATCATGTATCACAGCCTATAAAACAACTAATAATCCTTATTGGCTTTTTTTAGCTGGTAATTCTGCTTTAAAAAACGGGGATGTTAAAAGTGCCGATTATTACTTTAATGCCTGTGTAAAAGAGAATAGTTCTTATGCTAATGAAGGATTTGGAGATATAAGTTATTTAAATAATCAATATGATAATGCTATAGATAATTACAGAAAGGTGAGATATTCTAATAATGAAGATAAAATTAGAATTCAAACAAAAATAAGTAATACTGTAGTAAAAAAAGAAATATATGCTTGGGATAGAAGTTTTTCATCTCAAAATTATACAAATGCTATGAATATATTAAATAATATTTCTTCATATTCTAAAGATTATCCTGAAATAACAGTTGCTTTGGCTAAAACATATTTTGCTTTAGAAGATTATAATAATGCAAAAAGTATATTGTTAAAACTTATTTCATCTGTAAAAGATTTTGATGAGGCTTATGCTATATTAGCTCAAATATATTTATATGAGAAAAATGAAACAGAAGCTATAAAAATAATAGAAAGAGGTTTAGAATATACATATAATAAACCTAGATTATATGAAACATTTGCATCTATGCTTTATGATTTAGGCTATAGTTATTATCCGGATAGAATAATCTCTCAAATTCTAAATTTGTATAATATTTCTGATGAAAATAAGATTGATTATAGTAAGAGTTTAATAAGACAAAAAAGATATGATGAGGCTTCTGAATTATTAAAATCTGTAGAATCTTATAAAGATATTGCAAATAGTTTATTAAATAATATTGAGTATAATAAAATATTAGATAAAGCAGAGTTGCTAAAGCAGAAAAAGTATTATGTTGATATAATGCAGCTTCTTTCAAAATATAAATTTGAAGGAAATGAGGAACAGCTTAGAATAGGGTATATTGCTGATGCTTATAATAATTTAGGTTCTATAGATGAAGCTATAAACATATTGAAAGAAAATTTTAATGCTAATACAATAAGTGTGAATAATGTATTTTTACTTAGAAAGTTATTAGGTATTAGAGCTTCAAACAATGATACATCAGCTTATCAAAAAGAGAGAGATGCTATAGATATAAGAGCTACTGAATATTGGGAAGAGGAATTAAAATTACATTTGAATTTAGTAACTGATAGAGTATTTGAATTTATTAAATTTAATCAATTTGATGAGGCTTTAGCTTATATATCTGATTTAAGAAATAAAAATTATGATGTTGCATATATAAAACAAATTGAGTCAACAACTTATGGTCTCTATGCAGCATATTGGTATAAGAATAAAAGATATGAAGAAGCAACCAAGACTGCCGCTTTAGCAGTTAGGAGAAATAGAAGCAATTATGATGCGGTTGCGGTTCAAAATGAAATGTATATAGATTCTTATTTAAGTTCTATTGGTGATTATGATAATATAAGTGCTTATGTGAGTTTATCTTCTACTATGAAAGAAGTTTTGAGAATTTCTCCTGCATATATAGATAATAGAATAAAACTTGCTGAAGCATATATATATGAATACAATATAGAAGGATTTAATATAATTAATGGAATTACAGATTATATTAATGTTAATGGTGGAAAGGATTTATTATTAGGAAGGGCATATAATAGAGCTTATTTATATGAGTATTCGCTTTTATCTTATAACAGAGCTTTAAAATATCTAAACGTTAATCCTATATATGTATCTGAAAGTGCTGTTAATATAAAAAATTATAATCCTTCTTCTGAAGAACTTAAAAAGTTAATTACTGAAAATGCAAATAATCCTGATAAGCTTTATGCTGCTTCAAAAATTTATACCAAAATTGGAAATTATACTGAAGCTTTGAATATAATTAATAATGCTTTATCATTTGATGCTAATAATATTAATTATCTTTATCAAAGAGCGTATATAAAAGAACTTATGGGCAATACTAAAGATGCATTGTTTGATTATGAGAGTATAATCAAAATGAAGAAAAATTATGCTGCTGCTAATTATAGGGCTGCTTTAGTTTATCTTAATAATTTAAAAAATGATACAAACTCTGAAACATATGCTTTAAATTATTTGGCATTAGTTCCTGATGATTACAGCGGTTATAAACTTTTAGGAGATATTTATAAGTTCAGAGCTGAAAGGTATATAGATGGTAATACAAAAAATTTACTTAAAGAGGCTTTGAATAATTATCAAACTGCATTAAGTAAAGCTGTATGGGGTAGAGATTTAGAAGCTAGAAATATAATATTAAAAGAAATTAATTATATACAGAATAAATTAATAGAATAA
- a CDS encoding pyridoxamine kinase — MNNNFNVLLLNDLCSYGKASLTVNIPVLSHFGIKVSPLVSVILSNHTAFESFCAFDLTEQLEKIVEELKIRKPTFDAFYVGWIASGKQPSIVVDIIKHFNIGTVLIDPILGDNGKLYPSMSDEHVNAMKELIKYANIATPNITELAILLGKDPAIKYNEEEVKEMARKLSEMGPKTVIVTSVSKDENIGCLCYKDNNIITSYYPKINISIPGTGDAFGSSLLGYILKGDSIETALKKSTKFIYDCVETSIKDNDDRVYGIAIEKRLNLL, encoded by the coding sequence ATGAATAATAATTTCAATGTACTTCTTCTAAATGATTTATGTTCTTATGGTAAGGCATCTTTAACGGTTAATATACCTGTATTATCGCACTTCGGTATAAAAGTTTCGCCTCTAGTTAGTGTTATACTTTCAAATCACACTGCTTTTGAATCTTTTTGTGCTTTCGATTTGACAGAGCAATTAGAAAAAATTGTAGAGGAACTAAAAATAAGAAAGCCTACTTTTGATGCTTTTTATGTAGGATGGATAGCATCTGGTAAACAGCCTTCTATTGTTGTAGATATAATAAAGCACTTTAATATTGGTACAGTCTTGATAGACCCTATACTTGGAGATAATGGAAAATTATATCCTTCTATGTCTGATGAACATGTTAATGCTATGAAAGAATTAATAAAATATGCAAATATAGCAACTCCTAATATCACAGAATTAGCTATACTATTAGGAAAAGATCCTGCAATAAAATACAATGAAGAAGAAGTAAAAGAAATGGCTAGGAAACTTTCTGAAATGGGACCTAAAACAGTAATAGTTACAAGTGTTTCAAAAGATGAAAATATAGGATGCTTGTGCTATAAAGATAACAATATAATAACAAGCTATTATCCTAAAATTAATATAAGCATACCTGGTACAGGAGATGCTTTTGGTTCTTCTTTGTTGGGATATATATTAAAAGGTGATAGCATAGAAACTGCTCTAAAAAAATCTACAAAGTTTATATACGATTGTGTTGAAACATCTATAAAAGATAATGATGACAGAGTTTACGGAATAGCTATAGAAAAAAGACTTAATTTACTTTAA